The following are encoded in a window of Dictyostelium discoideum AX4 chromosome 6 chromosome, whole genome shotgun sequence genomic DNA:
- the abcG10 gene encoding ABC transporter G family protein, which yields MSDDYELKELQPPEGANCNYNINTPQYENNNNNNNNTSGNESPNILNSENQFNQVANELENDSKQFFSNQDPEMNVEHSNVAQNEQDFKLRSYFENSQRIALGNGQKPKKMGISIRNLTVVGKGADISVISDLSTPFVTIFNLFRPSTWRKSSGSTFDILHDVTLFNRDAEMLLVLGRPGAGCSTLLRVISNQRSSYVSVSGDVTYGGINSDEWKNFKGESIYTPEEDTHHPTLTVRETLNFALKCKTIHNRLPDEKKKTFRKKIYDLLVGMFGISKQSDTLVGNEFIRGLSGGERKRLTITEAMVSSASITCYDCSTRGLDAASALDYAKSIRIMSDTLHKTTIASFYQASDSIFNLFNNVAILEKGRLIYFGPVGLAKQYFLDLGFDCEPRKSTPDFLTGVTNPQERKVRPGFEGRAPETSSDFEKAWKSSDLYQVMLQQQLEYEKKIELEQPSTNFIEQIRNENSKTNPTKSIYTTSYFTQVRALIARNSQIIWGDRFALISKYISIIVQTFVYASLFYNMKSDVTGLFNRGGAIYAAILFNAFVSAGELGLTFYGRRILQKQHSYAMYRPSALHIAMVITDIPLTAIQVTIFSVIVYFMYGLQVDAGKFFIFLFTIFGSTLSMVAFFRALGNLSPSLYVSQNILNVFILFMFTYGGYSIPKNKMHPWFSWYFWINPFSFPYKALMANEFGDMNFTCNDQTAIPNGNYIASNGSTMSYQDQYRACPSAGAIEGQMVNGEFYVAGSNYIDAALDFKSDDRTLNVIITFLWWIFFVIINMIALELFDWTSGGMPHKVYKRGKAPKINDDEEERQQNAMVENATSKMKDTLKMRESCFTWNHIHYTVQLNGKDLLLLNDVEGWIKPGQMTALMGSSGAGKTTLLDVLAKRKTMGTVTGKCLLNGKELNIDFERITGYVEQMDVHNPGLTVREALRFSAKLRQEPTVSLQDKYEYVEQVLEMMEMKHLGDALIGSLETGIGISVEERKRLTIGIELVAKPHILFLDEPTSGLDSQSSYNIVKFIRKLADAGMPLVCTIHQPSSVLFEYFDRILLLAKGGKTVYYGDIGEKSKTLTSYFERNGVRSCTESENPAEYILEAIGAGTNPGVSTIDWPEVWKQSPELQDVQAELASLETAATVQISSDDQDHGPPREFATSIWYQTWEVYKRLNLIWWRDMSYVYGIFTQAAASGLIIGFTFWNLDLSSSDMNQRVFFIFEILFLGILYIFIAIPQFLIQKAYFKKDYASKFYSWCPFAISIVIVELPFVAVAGTICFFCSFWTAGIYYNGEYDFYFYITFILFLFICVSLGQVVSAFCFNVMLAQTILPLLLVMLFLFCGVLVPYEQIPNFWKFVYHSNPCRYFLEGVVTSVLKNVFVDCSNEDLTKFSNPTNLTCKEYFKPTYGNVRAVTKGDESECGYCVFKSGEEYYKTLGWSYENRLRNYGILWAFFIFNIIMVVSFVYLTKKPNR from the exons ATGTCTGATGATTATGAACTAAAGGAATTGCAGCCGCCTGAGGGTGCGAACTGCAATTATAATATCAATACACCTCAATAtgaaaataacaacaataataataataatacaagtGGTAATGAATcaccaaatattttaaatagtgaaaatcaattcaatcaaGTTGCAAATGAATTAGAAAATGATTCAAAACAATTCTTTTCAAATCAAGACCCTGAAATGAATGTTGAACATTCTAATGTTGCACAAAATGAACAAGATTTTAAACTACGTagttattttgaaaattctcAACGTATTGCTTTAGGAAATGGTCAAAAACCAAAGAAAATGGGTATTTCAATTAGAAATTTAACAGttg ttGGAAAAGGTGCAGATATATCAGTAATTTCAGATTTATCAACACCATTTgtaactatttttaatttatttagacCATCAACATGGAGGAAATCAAGTGGTAGCACATTTGATATCTTACATGATGTTACTTTATTTAACCGAGATGCTGAAATGCTTTTAGTATTAGGTCGTCCAGGCGCTGGCTGCTCAACATTATTACGTGTAATTTCAAACCAACGTAGTTCTTATGTTAGTGTATCAGGTGATGTAACTTATGGTGGTATTAACTCTGATGAATGGAAAAATTTTAAGGGTGAAAGTATTTATACT CCAGAAGAGGATACTCATCATCCAACATTAACAGTTCGTGAAACATTGAATTTTGCATTAAAATGTAAAACTATTCATAATCGGTTACCagatgaaaagaaaaaaacttttagaaaaaaaatttatgatTTATTAGTAGGAATGTTTGGTATTTCAAAACAATCTGATAct ctTGTAggtaatgaatttattagAGGCTTATCAGGTGGTGAACGTAAAAGATTAACCATTACTGAAGCAATGGTATCATCTGCTTCAATTACTTGTTATGATTGCTCAACACGTGGTCTT gatgcTGCATCAGCATTAGATTATGCAAAATCAATTCGTATTATGTCAGATACATTACATAAAACAACAATTGCATCATTTTATCAAGCATcagattcaatttttaatttatttaataatgttgcaattttagaaaagggtagattaatttattttggaCCAGTTGGTTTAGCAAAACAATACTTTCTTGATTTAGGATTTGATTGTGAACCACGTAAATCAACACCTGATTTTTTAACTGGTGTAACTAATCCACAAGAACGTAAAGTACGTCCAGGTTTTGAAGGTCGTGCACCAGAAACTTCATCAGATTTTGAAAAAGCTTGGAAATCTTCTGATCTCTATCAAGTTAtgcttcaacaacaattggaatatgaaaaaaagatTGAATTGGAACAACCATCAACTAATTTCATTGAACAAATTAGAaatgaaaatagtaaaaccaatccaacaaaatcaatttatacaACATCTTATTTCACTCAAGTTAGGGCATTAATAGCAAGAAATTCTCAAATCATTTGGGGTGATAGATTTGCATTGatttcaaaatatatttCAATCATTGTTCAAACATTTGTTTATGcttcattattttataatatgaaATCTGATGTTACTGGTTTATTTAACAGAGGTGGTGCAATTTATGCT gCAATTCTATTTAATGCTTTTGTAAGTGCTGGTGAATTAGGATTAACCTTTTATGGAAGAAgaattttacaaaaacaacattCTTATGCAATGTATCGTCCATCAGCACTTCATATTGCAATGGTTATAACTGATATACCATTAACTGCTATTCAAGTAACAATTTTTTCAGTTATTGTTTACTTTATGTATGGTTTACAAGTTGATGCAGGtaaattctttatatttttatttacaatttttggTTCAACTTTATCGATGGTAGCATTTTTTAGAGCACTTGGTAATCTTAGTCCATCATTGTATGTCAGTCAAAATATATTGAATGTATTTATTCTGTTTATGTTTACCTATGGTGGTTATTcaattccaaaaaataaGATGCATCCATGGTTTAGTTGGTATTTTTGGATTAATCCATTCTCATTCCCCTATAAAGCATTGATGGCAAATGAATTTGGTGATATGAATTTCACATGTAATGATCAAACTGCAATTCCAAATGGTAATTACATTGCATCTAATGGTAGTACAATGTCTTATCAAGATCAATATAGAGCTTGTCCATCTGCCGGTGCTATCGAAGGTCAAATGGTTAATGGTGAATTTTATGTTGCTGGTTCAAACTATATAGATGCTGCACTTGATTTCAAAAGTGATGACCGTACATTAAATGTCATTATCACTTTTTTATGGTGgatattttttgtaattatcAATATGATTGCTTTGGAATTATTCGATTGGACAAGTGGTGGTATGCCTCATAAAGTCTATAAAAGAGGAAAGGCTCCTAAAATCAACGATGACGAAGAAGAGAGACAACAAAATGCAATGGTTGAAAATGCTACAAGTAAAATGAAAGATACTCTTAAAATGAGAGAAAGTTGTTTCACTTGGAATCATATTCACTATACCGTTCAATTAAATGGcaaagatttattattgttaaatgATGTCGAAGGTTGGATTAAACCTGGTCAAATGACTGCATTAATGGGTTCATCTGGTGCGGGTAAAACAACATTACTCGATGTATTGGCAAAGAGAAAAACAATGGGTACTGTCACTGGAAAATGTTTATTAAAtggtaaagaattaaatatcGATTTTGAACGTATCACTGGTTATGTAGAACAAATGGATGTTCATAATCCTGGTTTAACTGTTAGAGAAGCTTTAAGATTCTCTGCTAAACTTCGTCAAGAACCAACCGTATCATTGCAAGACAAATATGAATATGTTGAACAAGTTTTGGAAATGATGGAAATGAAACATTTAGGTGATGCTTTAATTGGTTCATTGGAAACTGGTATTGGTATTTCAGTTGAAGAAAGAAAGAGATTAACTATTGGTATTGAATTAGTTGCAAAACCTCATATTCTTTTCCTTGATGAACCAACATCAGGTTTAGATTCTCAATCAAGTTATAATATTGTAAAATTCATTCGTAAATTAGCTGATGCTGGTATGCCATTGGTTTGTACAATTCATCAACCTTCATCggttttatttgaatatttcgATCGTATTCTTTTATTAGCTAAAGGTGGTAAAACAGTTTACTATGGCGATATTggtgaaaaatcaaaaactcTTACATCTTATTTTGAACGTAATGGTGTTAGATCTTGCACTGAAAGTGAGAATCCAGCTGAATACATTCTCGAAGCAATTGGTGCTGGTACTAATCCAGGTGTATCAACAATTGATTGGCCAGAGGTTTGGAAACAATCACCAGAGCTTCAGGATGTTCAAGCAGAGTTGGCATCTTTGGAAACAGCTGCAACTGTTCAAATTTCATCCGATGATCAAGATCATGGTCCTCCAAGAGAATTCGCAACAAGTATTTGGTATCAAACATGGGAAGTTTACAAAcgtttgaatttaatttggtGGCGTGATATGAGTTATGTTTATGGTATTTTCACTCAAGCTGCTGCATCTGGTTTAATTATTGGTTTTACTTTTTGGAATTTAGATTTATCATCTTCAGATATGAATCAACGTGTATTTTTCatatttgaaattctttTCTTGGGTATTCTCTACATCTTTATTGCAATTcctcaatttttaattcaaaaagcTTACTTTAAGAAAGATTATGCCTCTAAATTTTATTCTTGGTGTCCATTTGCCATTTCAATTGTCATTGTTGAATTACCTTTTGTTGCAGTCGCTGGAACaatttgtttcttttgttctttttggACAGCAGGTATTTATTACAATGGTGaatatgatttttatttttatataactTTCATCCTCTTCCTTTTCATTTGTGTTTCACTTGGTCAAGTTGTATCTGCCTTTTGTTTCAATGTTATGTTGGCTCAAACAATTTTACCACTTTTATTAGTAAtgttatttcttttttgtgGAGTACTCGTTCCT tatGAACAAATTCCAAACTTTTGGAAATTCGTTTATCATTCAAATCCATGCCGTTATTTCTTAGAAGGTGTTGTAACATCAGTTTTAAAGAATGTTTTTGTTGATTGTTCAAATGAAGATTTAACCAAATTCTCAAACCCAACAAATTTAACCTGTAAAGAATATTTCAAGCCAACCTATGGAAATGTTCGTGCTGTTACCAAAGGCGATGAAAGTGAATGTGGTTATTGTGTTTTTAAATCAGGTGAAGAATATTATAAAACTCTTGGTTGGTCTTATGAAAACCGTTTAAGAAACTATGGTATTTTATGGgctttctttattttcaacatAATTATGGTTGTTTCCTTTGtttatttaacaaaaaaaccaaatagataa